A single genomic interval of Thermus antranikianii DSM 12462 harbors:
- a CDS encoding DUF4388 domain-containing protein: protein MLGQSPGHSGRPSGYLEGNLAEFPFSALVGALMGTGRTGRLLVRTPYLEGEVFLRNGQVVHARVRSGEKALEGEEALDLLTGIKRAPYRFEPEVSPPHTTLLGGLAVPARLAEAEAQWRGLALPADWGYVLRLPAKGGEVELGPEALRVLAQVEGKRIVEVLLAPGTLRLARILHTLLQMGALEAVPLVEVAPASLLVLPIYGPGSGVAYVDEALYAEWARAIRHGFRLRLRPPEVVMEVRPRPNIPGRLGLLEEDLRRLRLRRGDRVEVVPEV, encoded by the coding sequence ATGCTGGGTCAATCACCGGGCCATTCTGGGCGACCTTCAGGCTACCTTGAAGGCAATCTTGCGGAGTTTCCCTTCTCGGCCTTGGTGGGGGCTTTGATGGGCACCGGCCGCACGGGCCGGCTTCTCGTCCGCACCCCTTACCTGGAGGGGGAGGTCTTCCTGCGAAACGGCCAGGTGGTCCACGCCCGGGTGCGCTCGGGGGAAAAGGCCCTGGAGGGGGAGGAGGCCTTGGACCTTCTCACGGGGATCAAACGGGCTCCCTACCGCTTTGAGCCCGAGGTGTCGCCTCCCCATACCACCCTTCTTGGGGGGCTTGCGGTCCCCGCTCGCCTGGCTGAGGCCGAGGCTCAGTGGCGGGGGCTTGCCCTCCCCGCCGACTGGGGGTACGTCCTGCGCCTGCCCGCCAAGGGGGGTGAGGTAGAGCTTGGCCCCGAGGCCTTGCGAGTGCTCGCCCAGGTGGAAGGGAAACGCATCGTGGAGGTGCTCCTGGCTCCGGGGACTTTGCGCCTGGCCCGCATCCTGCACACCCTTTTGCAAATGGGGGCCCTCGAGGCGGTCCCCCTGGTGGAGGTGGCGCCCGCTTCCCTTCTGGTCCTTCCCATCTACGGCCCGGGGTCCGGGGTGGCCTATGTGGATGAGGCCCTTTACGCCGAGTGGGCCCGGGCCATCCGCCACGGGTTCCGCTTGCGCCTAAGGCCTCCCGAGGTGGTGATGGAGGTGCGGCCCAGGCCCAATATCCCGGGCCGGCTGGGCCTATTGGAGGAGGATCTGAGGCGCCTTCG